In one window of Brenneria goodwinii DNA:
- a CDS encoding winged helix-turn-helix domain-containing protein: protein MESGISQLIKIIGNLFNSPQPGLYANITPRNPRKYLYHAYLSFMESYGHQKPISLTAFSKVLPNMMSEYGQVYLKGRTKQGIQTNLELKDESDTDWLPKCEMAR from the coding sequence GTGGAATCAGGAATAAGCCAACTAATCAAAATAATAGGCAACCTATTCAACTCCCCCCAGCCCGGGCTGTACGCCAACATCACGCCGCGTAACCCGCGTAAATATCTATACCACGCCTACCTGTCATTTATGGAGTCGTACGGCCATCAAAAGCCCATTAGCCTGACGGCTTTTAGCAAGGTGCTGCCTAATATGATGTCGGAATACGGGCAGGTGTACCTCAAGGGCAGAACCAAACAGGGCATACAGACTAACCTTGAGCTGAAAGATGAATCGGACACCGACTGGCTGCCCAAGTGTGAGATGGCGAGGTAG
- a CDS encoding GNAT family N-acetyltransferase, whose protein sequence is MGITAPELLLPQHAVVDFRSSEPTLDEWLKRKAFKNQTISASRIFVVCESGGNQVVGFYALATGSVQRQSVSGALRRNMPDPLPVLVLGRLAVDERYHRRGIGARLLKDAVLRSQLVAEQVGTKALLVHALSEEAKAFYLHWGFTPSEIQPSTLLLPLW, encoded by the coding sequence GTGGGAATAACGGCACCTGAATTATTATTACCTCAGCATGCCGTTGTTGATTTCCGAAGTTCAGAGCCAACACTGGACGAATGGCTGAAGCGTAAAGCATTCAAGAATCAAACCATTAGTGCATCACGAATCTTTGTTGTGTGTGAATCGGGTGGAAATCAGGTTGTTGGCTTTTACGCGCTGGCAACGGGAAGCGTACAGCGTCAATCTGTATCGGGTGCTTTACGGCGTAACATGCCTGATCCGCTTCCCGTATTAGTATTGGGGCGTCTGGCGGTGGATGAACGCTATCACCGTCGGGGGATTGGTGCGCGGCTGTTGAAAGATGCGGTCTTACGTTCTCAGCTGGTTGCTGAACAGGTGGGAACGAAAGCGCTATTAGTTCATGCGCTGTCTGAGGAGGCAAAGGCTTTTTATCTGCACTGGGGCTTTACGCCCTCGGAAATCCAGCCTAGCACGTTGCTTCTACCGCTCTGGTAA
- a CDS encoding type II toxin-antitoxin system Phd/YefM family antitoxin, which translates to MSVQPILANAAVSISDFKKSPNAALKEANGEPVAVLTNGRISGYYVSPETWEALADYQEDIELAKIARSRMKGKRVKVDLDEL; encoded by the coding sequence ATGTCTGTACAACCTATCCTTGCTAATGCTGCCGTGAGTATCAGCGACTTTAAAAAATCGCCTAATGCCGCGCTTAAAGAAGCTAACGGCGAACCTGTAGCCGTGTTAACTAATGGCCGTATCTCTGGCTATTATGTTTCCCCCGAAACATGGGAAGCTCTGGCCGACTATCAGGAAGATATTGAACTCGCCAAAATTGCCCGTTCACGGATGAAGGGGAAACGTGTGAAGGTCGATCTGGATGAGTTATAA
- a CDS encoding type II toxin-antitoxin system RelE family toxin — MSYKLEFEERALKEFKKLGAPVREQFTKKLKEVLQNPHVPANRLHGMADCYKIKLRSAGYRLVYQVIEHEIVVLVLAVSKRERSEVYKAAKDRL; from the coding sequence ATGAGTTATAAGCTGGAGTTTGAAGAGCGCGCGCTGAAAGAATTTAAGAAGCTGGGCGCACCCGTGCGGGAGCAGTTCACCAAAAAACTGAAAGAGGTTTTACAAAATCCCCACGTTCCCGCCAATCGTCTTCATGGAATGGCTGACTGCTACAAAATCAAACTTCGTTCCGCTGGCTATCGGTTAGTTTATCAAGTGATTGAGCATGAGATCGTGGTGCTGGTTTTAGCTGTGAGCAAACGGGAACGCTCAGAAGTTTATAAAGCAGCGAAAGACCGACTATAA
- a CDS encoding ATP-binding protein produces the protein MSYWQYLRGMILALSLISTQGLAQQDLTFNVHSNTPPFEWQNEAGEETGFNIELARQIAQKLQYDLIINRQTLEQTLYSVTQKTRQLAVIDLPAGETFALSTALPLLPLLPTYISAYNRRTEGQADSWAALRKKRVAIKQASSVDMYLKANPQDFILVPVVTNEQGFELLSAGEVDFVLAEFYCARRLLQLFPMTKTASNPLFFSQFYLVMSDKDPAFSKAVSDVLEQNYHGGYFDDLIDKWVGFGKEKIELGQVRNNLFQGALLAAIVSSIGMLITLYISLVLRQKTKSLKRELSQRQKAEAEISRVSAQFHSVLDGLPCGVILLDQHQQIIWQNGKYQRMLEPERLKQAYPKVALTQLIQSGFNGEDSQLIEFSLDNKRWKLNLYLISSNMLALFIEDYTEPFELKQASELSSRLASLGELTTGIAHEINNPVGLINQSMSLMQDIIDDLQRALPLADTQPRALQQGFEELNYTSQSVQESAERIGCIIHDLKHFSRYGLNNVKPVELNHIVETALRLTHNSVKRLQLQLSLHPKLPAIKGDELQLQLVLINLIQNACLAMDKTNPLLTIETGVEEGQVYLKVIDNGCGMQPHIQARIREPFFTTRREQGGTGLGLSTTNKILVEHGAQWLIHSQPNIGTEMKILLGMSNET, from the coding sequence GTGAGCTATTGGCAGTATTTACGGGGAATGATATTGGCGCTGAGTCTGATCTCGACTCAAGGATTGGCGCAGCAGGATCTAACGTTCAATGTCCATAGCAATACCCCGCCCTTTGAGTGGCAAAATGAGGCCGGTGAAGAGACAGGCTTCAATATTGAATTAGCCCGTCAAATTGCCCAAAAATTGCAATACGATTTAATCATCAACCGGCAAACCCTAGAGCAAACCCTGTATTCCGTGACCCAAAAGACGCGCCAATTAGCCGTGATTGATTTGCCTGCGGGAGAGACGTTCGCTCTCAGTACCGCGCTACCGTTGCTGCCGTTATTGCCCACCTATATCAGCGCCTATAATCGGCGCACCGAAGGCCAGGCGGACTCTTGGGCGGCGCTGCGTAAAAAGCGCGTGGCCATTAAACAAGCCTCCTCGGTGGATATGTATCTTAAGGCCAATCCGCAGGATTTTATCCTCGTGCCCGTGGTCACCAATGAGCAGGGATTTGAGCTATTATCAGCCGGTGAAGTGGACTTTGTGCTGGCCGAATTCTACTGTGCCCGCCGCCTGTTGCAACTGTTCCCGATGACCAAAACGGCGAGTAATCCATTATTTTTTAGTCAGTTTTATTTGGTTATGTCCGATAAGGATCCTGCTTTTTCCAAAGCCGTGAGTGACGTTCTGGAGCAGAATTACCACGGCGGTTATTTCGATGACCTGATTGATAAATGGGTCGGATTCGGCAAGGAAAAAATCGAACTGGGACAAGTGCGTAACAATTTGTTTCAAGGCGCGTTATTAGCCGCCATCGTCTCCAGCATTGGCATGTTGATCACCCTCTATATCAGCCTGGTGCTCAGGCAAAAAACCAAATCGCTTAAACGGGAACTCAGCCAACGGCAAAAAGCCGAGGCGGAAATTAGCCGAGTATCGGCCCAATTCCACTCGGTATTAGATGGCCTGCCCTGCGGCGTTATCCTCCTGGATCAACACCAGCAGATAATTTGGCAAAACGGTAAATATCAACGGATGTTAGAGCCAGAGAGGCTCAAACAGGCGTATCCAAAGGTGGCGCTAACGCAGCTTATCCAGTCAGGATTTAACGGTGAAGATTCGCAATTAATAGAGTTTTCCCTCGACAATAAACGCTGGAAACTTAACTTGTATCTGATCTCAAGTAATATGCTCGCCTTATTTATCGAAGACTACACCGAACCATTTGAATTAAAACAGGCGAGCGAGTTGTCCAGCCGCCTCGCTTCCCTTGGGGAGTTGACCACCGGCATAGCCCATGAAATTAATAATCCCGTAGGACTTATCAATCAATCTATGAGTCTGATGCAGGATATTATCGACGATCTGCAACGTGCGCTGCCGTTGGCGGACACGCAACCGCGGGCGCTGCAACAGGGGTTTGAGGAGCTTAATTATACCAGCCAATCGGTGCAGGAATCGGCCGAGCGCATCGGCTGTATTATTCACGATCTCAAGCACTTCTCCCGCTACGGCCTCAACAATGTTAAGCCTGTCGAGCTAAACCACATTGTTGAAACCGCGCTGCGATTAACCCATAACAGTGTCAAACGTTTGCAGTTGCAGCTCTCACTCCATCCTAAACTTCCCGCTATTAAGGGGGACGAACTGCAACTCCAGCTGGTGCTTATCAATCTGATCCAAAATGCCTGTCTGGCGATGGACAAAACCAATCCGCTGCTGACGATTGAAACCGGGGTCGAAGAGGGCCAGGTATACCTTAAGGTCATCGATAATGGTTGCGGTATGCAGCCTCACATACAGGCACGTATTCGCGAACCCTTCTTCACCACCCGCCGCGAGCAAGGCGGCACCGGACTTGGGCTCTCGACCACCAATAAAATTCTTGTTGAACACGGAGCCCAATGGCTTATCCATTCGCAGCCCAATATCGGCACCGAAATGAAGATCCTGTTAGGAATGAGCAATGAAACTTAG
- a CDS encoding alpha-hydroxy-acid oxidizing protein, with protein sequence MDNRLDQNRREFLTKGAVLAAAAGTLAMSASSAVNAAGASAVAAAATTDAAEVPKAITGYIKEPKNLKDVLNNARRIMSTCAACDVAGAGHCNGKGPCGEGVPGMGGMRQSFVRNIEAFEGMSLNMRSLHNVTKPKMETELLGVKLAMPILTGVTGGLTYNMGAANKLAFDGQVMTEDKYARGIIEGAANVGCLGWAADGIEDPLDTYQRRLEVVKEFKGRAIAQIKPRTQQEIFDRIDLVQNAGAPFFAIDIDSAGRAARALPGSTVEPKDLKKLKEIVKYAKIPFMAKGVMTVEEALMCAEAGCGAIVVSNHGGRVLSSTIATMHVLPAIVKAVRDRGYKMPILVDGGVRDGGDVLKALASGAQAVLVGRPMLRASLGGGVKGVEMQFKRFQGELESSMVLTGTADVNNVDPSILIREV encoded by the coding sequence ATGGATAATCGATTAGATCAAAATCGCCGTGAATTTTTAACCAAGGGAGCCGTGCTCGCCGCTGCGGCGGGAACGCTTGCCATGTCGGCCTCATCTGCGGTCAATGCCGCAGGCGCATCGGCTGTCGCAGCAGCGGCAACCACTGACGCTGCGGAGGTGCCAAAAGCCATCACGGGTTACATCAAAGAGCCTAAAAACTTAAAAGATGTGCTCAACAATGCTCGTAGAATTATGAGTACTTGCGCTGCTTGTGATGTAGCCGGCGCAGGCCATTGTAACGGTAAAGGCCCCTGCGGAGAGGGGGTTCCCGGTATGGGCGGTATGCGCCAAAGCTTTGTGCGCAACATTGAAGCCTTTGAAGGCATGAGCCTCAATATGCGCAGTCTGCACAATGTGACTAAGCCGAAAATGGAAACTGAGTTACTCGGCGTTAAATTAGCTATGCCCATCCTGACCGGTGTCACCGGCGGCCTAACCTACAACATGGGCGCGGCCAACAAATTAGCGTTCGATGGCCAAGTGATGACCGAAGATAAATACGCCCGCGGCATTATCGAAGGGGCGGCGAACGTAGGCTGTTTAGGTTGGGCGGCGGATGGCATTGAAGATCCACTCGATACCTACCAACGTCGTTTAGAAGTCGTCAAAGAATTTAAAGGCCGCGCGATTGCGCAAATCAAGCCTCGTACTCAACAGGAAATCTTTGATCGTATCGATCTCGTACAGAATGCCGGCGCGCCTTTCTTTGCGATTGACATCGATTCGGCTGGCCGCGCCGCTCGTGCGCTACCCGGCAGCACGGTTGAGCCTAAGGATCTGAAAAAGCTTAAGGAAATCGTTAAATACGCCAAAATCCCCTTTATGGCGAAGGGGGTGATGACGGTTGAAGAAGCCCTGATGTGCGCTGAAGCCGGTTGCGGTGCGATTGTGGTGTCTAACCACGGCGGTCGCGTACTGAGCTCGACCATAGCCACTATGCATGTGTTACCCGCGATTGTAAAAGCCGTACGTGATCGCGGTTACAAGATGCCGATTCTGGTGGATGGCGGCGTGCGTGATGGCGGCGATGTGCTCAAGGCACTGGCTAGTGGCGCTCAAGCCGTATTAGTCGGCCGTCCAATGCTACGTGCCAGCCTCGGCGGTGGTGTTAAAGGGGTTGAGATGCAGTTTAAACGCTTCCAAGGTGAGCTTGAGTCAAGCATGGTGCTGACCGGCACCGCCGATGTGAATAATGTCGACCCATCGATTCTCATCCGGGAGGTTTGA
- a CDS encoding DUF1778 domain-containing protein has product MRTEAKETPINIRAKSSQRELIDVAAKLLSKSCTDFILEAACREAEKVLLDQRLFLVDKSQFDAFITALEKPVATNERLQALLDRKSPWE; this is encoded by the coding sequence ATGAGAACAGAAGCGAAAGAGACACCAATCAACATTCGGGCGAAATCATCACAGCGGGAACTGATAGATGTTGCCGCGAAGCTGCTTTCAAAATCATGTACTGATTTTATCCTTGAAGCGGCATGTCGTGAGGCGGAAAAGGTGCTATTGGATCAACGCTTGTTTCTGGTTGATAAATCACAATTTGATGCGTTTATTACTGCATTAGAAAAACCCGTCGCAACGAATGAGCGGTTACAGGCGTTATTAGACAGGAAATCACCGTGGGAATAA
- a CDS encoding saccharopine dehydrogenase NADP-binding domain-containing protein, with the protein MKKLMIYGATGYTGRMIVTQAMILGVPLILAGRNDAKLAALASELNLPYRSFSLSESASIDEALADVAILLNCVGPFMRTADTLMKVAIRKKIHYLDIAAELDSYRLAESLDRDARAAGVML; encoded by the coding sequence ATGAAAAAATTAATGATTTATGGCGCGACTGGCTATACCGGTCGCATGATCGTCACCCAGGCGATGATCTTAGGAGTGCCGCTGATACTCGCCGGGCGCAACGATGCAAAACTGGCCGCACTGGCCTCAGAGCTGAATCTGCCTTACCGTTCCTTTTCTCTGAGTGAGTCAGCCAGTATTGATGAGGCGCTTGCCGATGTGGCGATACTTCTAAACTGCGTGGGCCCTTTTATGCGCACAGCCGATACGCTGATGAAGGTAGCGATCCGGAAAAAAATACATTATCTCGACATCGCCGCTGAACTTGACAGCTACAGGCTGGCTGAAAGCCTCGACAGAGACGCCCGCGCTGCTGGCGTGATGCTGTAG
- a CDS encoding sigma-54-dependent transcriptional regulator yields the protein MKLSRNILVVDDETRWLRTIDMLLNRHIPEAKTYTCENSRQALQLINDLDIALVLLDLNMPALDGRQLLGDIREHAPYVRVIILTGLDETAIAVECMKQGAYDFITKTSSTDHLLLCVRRAMEMIGLERRYHQIKEGFFNRMNLRAFDQILTTDIKMHDCFNFAATLHDSREPILIEGEIGTGKHLFAEALQQLVCPELPLLALSLADVSPQILEQKLFGIANQAGLLDMAGSGFLLLDNLALSGAETQRMLTQLCQRKRYFPQGSLRETALKCRLLFSSTVPLEQLEQKAFSHGLLYCLQPQRIKLPPLRERAADIGLLLQHFNEMACQELGRDYLALPHDLASRLEGYAFPGNIAELKSLTFTAVGISNGQELALAPFFKVLEQTQQMPQSERIAFPASLPTIREITQQLIHEALIRTNNNQSAAAKLLGITQSALSRRLGNTHISGKTAAPKQKASDNT from the coding sequence ATGAAACTTAGCCGCAATATTCTCGTCGTCGATGATGAAACCCGCTGGCTACGCACCATCGATATGTTGCTCAATCGGCATATTCCAGAGGCCAAGACCTACACCTGCGAAAACAGCCGTCAGGCTCTGCAGTTGATCAACGACTTGGATATCGCGCTAGTGTTACTCGATCTCAACATGCCAGCCCTCGACGGTCGGCAATTGCTTGGGGATATTCGCGAGCACGCCCCCTATGTTCGAGTGATCATATTGACGGGACTCGATGAAACCGCAATCGCGGTAGAGTGTATGAAGCAAGGCGCCTACGATTTTATTACCAAAACCAGTTCGACCGACCACTTGCTGCTATGTGTCCGACGCGCCATGGAGATGATCGGGCTAGAACGGCGTTACCATCAAATTAAAGAGGGTTTCTTTAACCGCATGAACCTGAGAGCATTCGATCAAATCCTTACCACAGACATCAAAATGCACGACTGCTTCAACTTCGCCGCCACTCTGCACGATAGCCGCGAGCCCATTTTAATCGAAGGGGAAATCGGCACGGGTAAGCACCTGTTTGCTGAGGCGCTGCAACAACTGGTTTGCCCGGAATTGCCATTGTTAGCGCTGTCACTGGCCGATGTATCCCCGCAGATATTGGAGCAAAAACTGTTTGGGATTGCCAATCAAGCGGGCTTACTCGATATGGCGGGCTCAGGCTTTTTGCTGCTCGATAATTTAGCGTTGTCGGGCGCGGAAACCCAAAGAATGCTCACTCAACTGTGCCAGCGCAAACGCTATTTTCCACAGGGTTCATTGCGGGAAACCGCCCTTAAGTGCCGATTACTGTTTAGCTCGACGGTGCCGCTGGAACAACTCGAACAAAAGGCTTTTTCCCACGGATTGCTCTACTGCTTGCAACCACAACGGATCAAACTGCCGCCGCTTAGGGAACGAGCCGCCGATATCGGCCTGTTATTACAACATTTTAATGAGATGGCCTGCCAAGAGCTGGGCCGGGATTACCTCGCCCTGCCCCATGATCTAGCAAGCCGATTAGAGGGGTACGCCTTCCCCGGGAATATTGCCGAATTAAAGTCGTTAACCTTTACCGCAGTTGGGATCAGTAACGGCCAAGAACTGGCCCTCGCGCCTTTTTTTAAGGTGCTGGAACAGACCCAACAGATGCCCCAAAGTGAACGGATTGCCTTTCCGGCGAGCTTGCCCACCATTAGAGAAATCACGCAGCAACTGATCCATGAGGCGCTCATTCGCACCAATAACAACCAGAGCGCCGCCGCCAAACTGCTCGGGATCACCCAAAGCGCCCTGAGTCGTCGTTTAGGCAACACTCACATCAGCGGAAAAACAGCCGCCCCAAAACAAAAAGCCAGTGATAACACGTAA
- a CDS encoding integrase domain-containing protein, translating into MSRLSREMQTLARQAGGSHKTVHDRLKIAEWLASNLLSLNIQIRTVQHLKAKHIECYIAERLEQGITLRTLHNEMAAVRVILRAAERSKLADAERLSNKALGLSGASRDGTRKAITPERYQAALAILQQKDAGLALTLQLARMMGLRSQEAVQCSQSLKTWATALERGDEQLTVVFGTKGGRPRQTRVLDREALIQTVNQALSVAATHNGRLIDKPDLKSAINRWRSQTAMAGLKGQYSPHSLRYAWAQDAMHYYRQQGFSNREASALVSMDLGHGGGRGRYVEQVYGKVL; encoded by the coding sequence ATGTCACGATTAAGTCGGGAGATGCAGACGCTGGCCCGACAGGCCGGCGGCAGCCATAAGACGGTACATGACCGACTAAAAATTGCAGAGTGGCTTGCCAGCAACCTGCTGTCTTTGAATATTCAGATCCGCACGGTGCAGCATCTGAAAGCAAAACATATCGAATGCTATATCGCCGAACGGTTAGAACAGGGAATTACCCTGCGCACGCTGCATAATGAAATGGCGGCAGTGCGTGTCATTCTACGGGCTGCCGAGCGGAGCAAGCTAGCGGATGCGGAGCGGCTGAGCAACAAGGCGTTAGGGCTGAGCGGCGCCAGCCGGGACGGTACGCGAAAGGCGATTACGCCGGAGCGCTATCAGGCAGCGCTGGCAATCCTGCAACAGAAAGATGCAGGGTTAGCACTCACGCTGCAACTGGCTCGAATGATGGGGTTGCGCTCGCAGGAAGCGGTGCAGTGTTCGCAGTCGCTCAAGACATGGGCCACGGCGCTGGAGCGAGGCGACGAGCAATTAACGGTGGTATTCGGCACCAAAGGCGGACGGCCCCGGCAAACGCGAGTTCTAGATCGGGAAGCGTTAATACAGACAGTGAATCAGGCGCTGTCGGTAGCTGCTACCCATAACGGTCGGCTAATTGATAAACCGGATCTGAAAAGCGCCATCAACCGCTGGCGCTCGCAAACCGCTATGGCCGGACTAAAGGGGCAATATTCCCCGCACAGCCTGCGTTACGCATGGGCGCAAGATGCGATGCATTATTACCGGCAACAAGGTTTCAGCAACCGGGAAGCAAGTGCGCTGGTTTCGATGGATTTAGGGCATGGGGGTGGACGTGGGAGGTATGTGGAGCAGGTTTATGGGAAAGTGCTGTAG
- a CDS encoding class I SAM-dependent methyltransferase, with protein MKLDIECNQTSYKVMIQRAVHEIIDKPVVMNDKYTMKLLECINDGVASLKEATENDDIMSRILRGSLISRSMYSMNLIKKNRDRVRQIIFLGGGLDTISFSLSDEHKDLTFFEVDCGEDALKKKLILDKENKKPIKIINHDIESNDLFNHLEMAGVDFSEPVGIIMLGVSIYLQENNFYTLLKKIKKIAANGSYMAFDYYIPIDRIPAKYREILTSRFELLNNLGEPIVFTADTIDMVERIKELGFSKIENVSADELNSTYLLNHSNIKVEGYFNIISFSI; from the coding sequence ATGAAACTTGATATTGAATGTAACCAAACCAGCTACAAAGTGATGATTCAACGAGCTGTCCATGAAATTATTGACAAGCCGGTCGTCATGAATGACAAATATACTATGAAATTATTGGAATGTATTAACGATGGAGTAGCCTCGTTGAAGGAAGCCACGGAAAATGATGACATAATGTCAAGAATATTGCGAGGAAGTTTAATCTCAAGAAGCATGTATTCTATGAATTTAATTAAAAAAAACAGGGATAGAGTAAGGCAAATCATTTTCCTTGGGGGAGGATTAGACACTATTTCATTTTCCTTGAGCGATGAACACAAAGACCTGACTTTCTTTGAAGTTGATTGTGGTGAGGATGCATTAAAAAAGAAATTAATTTTAGACAAAGAAAATAAAAAGCCTATAAAAATAATTAATCACGACATAGAGAGCAATGATCTATTTAATCATTTAGAAATGGCTGGTGTTGATTTTTCTGAGCCGGTTGGCATCATTATGCTTGGCGTTTCAATATATTTACAAGAAAATAATTTTTATACGCTTTTGAAGAAAATAAAAAAAATCGCTGCCAACGGCAGCTATATGGCGTTTGATTATTATATTCCAATAGATAGGATACCCGCTAAATATAGAGAAATCCTCACCTCTAGATTTGAATTATTAAATAACCTAGGTGAGCCTATTGTTTTTACAGCTGATACGATTGACATGGTTGAAAGAATAAAAGAACTAGGATTTTCTAAAATAGAAAACGTCAGTGCTGACGAATTAAACAGCACATATCTGTTAAATCACAGTAATATAAAAGTCGAGGGATACTTTAATATCATTAGCTTTTCAATTTAG
- a CDS encoding AAA family ATPase, with protein MQIKKLRLFNGYKRFHDLTIDLGENPARIIALVGPNGCGKSSVLDGILFHHSAFGALGNKGNKDHLYHSMHNDPSFDYQSISIEFTSGTYYDARQSRKGKENTLFSFRSPYRYNSNLNVTESRAVGEIYLNNYGASSASDIDDKMEENYRRLNIRLNKYMHSEDCKPSEAKEKIIGDLNESIKNCLNLEIDNLGNIESSQGTIYFKKPDHPKPFSFNVLSSGEKEVVDILLDLYLRQDEYCDTVYLLDEPELHINTSIQKKLLVEINRLIGEQCQIWLTTHSIGFMRALQDELNEKCQIIYFDENYNLAAETKILTPTTKSSGMWRKIFGIALDDLTHLLSPKRIVYCEGRDSPGTAGRERGLDAQAYNTIFNERYPDTLFVSSGGNTELDKRSDIAIAILSKALPNLEVLVLKDRDSGSGRCVSSNERELYLDTNPENHRMLIRWEIENYLFSKDALISYCKKNGLSFDEAQYDETVTDIKNQSVKELNNHIRNICGIKTNINSEVFKLRLAESLPADSDTYKELEKSIFYTK; from the coding sequence ATGCAGATAAAAAAATTAAGATTGTTCAATGGATACAAGCGTTTTCATGACTTGACCATTGATTTAGGCGAAAATCCCGCCAGAATTATCGCATTGGTAGGACCCAATGGGTGCGGAAAAAGCAGTGTTTTAGATGGTATTCTTTTTCACCATAGTGCGTTCGGCGCATTGGGTAACAAAGGAAATAAAGACCACCTTTATCACTCTATGCATAATGACCCCTCGTTTGATTATCAAAGCATCTCGATTGAATTTACTAGCGGTACTTATTACGATGCAAGACAAAGTAGAAAGGGTAAAGAAAATACTTTGTTTTCCTTCCGGAGTCCTTACAGATACAATTCTAATTTGAACGTAACGGAAAGCAGAGCAGTTGGTGAGATATATTTAAATAATTATGGTGCATCTTCTGCTTCAGATATTGACGATAAGATGGAGGAAAACTATCGTAGGCTAAATATCAGGCTTAATAAATATATGCATTCTGAGGATTGTAAACCAAGTGAGGCCAAGGAGAAAATCATAGGGGATTTGAATGAGTCAATAAAAAACTGCTTAAACCTCGAAATTGATAACCTCGGGAATATAGAAAGCTCTCAAGGAACGATTTATTTCAAAAAACCTGATCACCCCAAACCATTTTCATTTAATGTATTGTCATCAGGAGAAAAAGAAGTCGTAGATATTTTACTTGACTTATATTTAAGGCAAGATGAATATTGCGATACCGTTTATCTTTTAGATGAACCAGAGTTGCATATCAATACATCTATTCAGAAAAAACTTCTTGTTGAAATAAATAGGCTCATTGGCGAACAATGTCAAATATGGTTAACAACTCATAGCATCGGTTTTATGCGAGCTCTACAAGATGAACTCAACGAAAAATGCCAAATAATATATTTTGATGAAAATTATAATCTCGCTGCTGAGACTAAAATTTTAACACCTACTACGAAGAGTTCTGGTATGTGGCGCAAAATTTTCGGTATTGCCTTGGACGATCTCACTCATCTACTCAGTCCTAAACGAATAGTGTACTGCGAAGGTCGTGATAGCCCAGGCACTGCTGGGAGGGAGCGCGGCTTAGATGCTCAAGCTTATAATACTATTTTTAATGAGAGATACCCTGACACATTATTTGTTTCAAGTGGTGGGAACACTGAGCTAGATAAAAGAAGTGATATTGCTATAGCCATTTTATCTAAAGCTCTACCTAATTTAGAAGTGTTGGTTTTGAAAGATAGAGATTCCGGATCAGGCCGTTGCGTATCTTCGAATGAAAGAGAATTATACCTTGATACAAATCCTGAAAATCATCGTATGTTGATCCGTTGGGAAATAGAAAACTATCTTTTCAGCAAAGATGCGCTAATTAGTTATTGTAAAAAAAATGGACTTTCTTTCGATGAAGCTCAGTATGATGAAACTGTTACGGATATTAAAAATCAAAGTGTAAAGGAGCTAAACAACCACATTAGAAATATTTGTGGGATAAAAACGAACATAAATTCTGAAGTTTTTAAGTTGAGGCTGGCCGAAAGCTTGCCTGCTGATTCCGATACATACAAAGAGCTTGAGAAGTCAATTTTTTACACTAAATGA